The following are encoded in a window of Capricornis sumatraensis isolate serow.1 chromosome 7, serow.2, whole genome shotgun sequence genomic DNA:
- the SH3BP2 gene encoding SH3 domain-binding protein 2 isoform X3 yields the protein MAAEETHWPVPMKAIGAQNLLTMPGGVAKAGYLHKKGGTQLQLLKWPLRFVVIHKRCIYYFKSSTSASPQGAFSLSGYNRVMRAAEETTSNNVFPFKIIHISKKHRTWFFSASSEDERKSWMALLRKEIGHFQEKKELPLDASDSNSDTDSFYGAIERPVDISLSPHPTDSEDYEHDDEDDSYLEPDSPEPGRPEDALIHPPAYPPPPVPTPRKPVFSEVPRAHSFTSKGPGPLLPPPPPKRGLPDTGPAPEDSRRESPALRWVEPSSRVPTVSRRMSDPPPNILPPGPSLRKAPCFPENSSPSLEPRIPVHGVNPSSTATAASWNCDKLKSFHLSPRGPPTPEPPPVPANKPKFLKMVEESPPGEVARPGPRVPPVAPRPPPLKLPVPEAADRPPVLPRPEKPALPHLQRSPPDGQSFRSFSFEKPRKPVQTDTSQADAGGEGSDDDYEKVPLPSSVFINTTESFEVERLFKATSPRGVPQDGLYCIRNSSTKSGKVLVVWDEASSKVRNYRVFEKDSKFYLEGEVLFVSVGSLVEHYHTHVLPGHQSLLLRHPYGYARPR from the exons ATGGCGGCCGAAGAGACGCACTGGCCTGTGCCTATGAAGGCCATCGGTGCGCAGAACTTGCTCACCATGCCTGGGGGTGTGGCCAAGGCCGGCTACCTGCACAAGAAGGGCGGGACCCAGCTGCAGCTACTCAAAT GGCCCCTGCGCTTTGTGGTCATCCACAAACGCTGCATCTACTACTTCAAGAGCAGCACGTCCGCCTCGCCGCAGGGCGCCTTCTCGCTGAGCGGCTACAACCG GGTGATGCGGGCGGCTGAGGAGACGACGTCCAACAACGTCTTCCCCTTCAAGATCATCCACATCAGCAAGAAGCACCGCACGTGGTTCTTCTCCGCCTCCTCTGAGGATGAGCGCAAG AGCTGGATGGCCTTGCTGCGCAAGGAGATTGGCCACTTCCAGGAGAAGAAAGAGCTGCCTCTGGACGCcag CGACTCCAACTCGGACACGGATAGCTTCTACGGCGCCATCGAGCGGCCGGTGGACATCAGCCTGTCTCCGCACCCCACAGACAGCGAAG ACTACGAGCATGACGACGAGGACGACTCATACTTGGAGCCCGACTCCCCCGAGCCCGGGAGGCCTGAGG ATGCCCTGATCCACCCGCCGGCCTACCCTCCGCCCCCTGTGCCCACGCCCAGGAAGCCAGTCTTCTCTGAGGTGCCCCGTGCCCACTCCTTCACCTCCAAGGGTCCAGGCCCCCTgctgccacccccgccccctaagCGCGGCCTCCCGGACACCGGCCCGGCCCCTGAGGACTCCAGGCGGGAGTCGCCGGCCCTGCGGTGGGTGGAGCCCAGTTCCAGGGTGCCCACCGTCTCCCGGAGGATGAGTGACCCCCCACCCAACATCTTGCCCCCTGGGCCCAGCCTCCGGAAAGCCCCTTGCTTCCCCGAGAACAGCAGCCCCAGCCTGGAGCCCCGGATCCCCGTACACGGGGTCAACCCCTCCAGCACAGCCACGGCTGCCTCCTGGAACTGTGACAAGCTCAAGTCCTTCCACCTGTCCCCCCGGGGGCCGCCCACCCCCGAGCCTCCGCCTGTGCCAGCCAACAAGCCCAAATTCCTGAAGATGGTAGAAGAGAGTCCCCCGGGGGAGGTGGCCAGGCCTGGACCCCGTGTGCCCCCCGTGGCTCCCCGGCCGCCTCCACTGAAGCTGCCCGTGCCCGAGGCTGCAGACCGGCCTCCCGTCCTGCCCCGGCCAGAGAAGCCGGCGCTCCCGCACCTCCA GCGATCACCCCCTGACGGGCAGAGTTTCAGGAGCTTCTCCTTTGAAAAACCCCGGAAACCCGTGCAGACTGACACGTCGCAGGCGGACGCTGGCGGGGAGGGCTCCGACGATGACTATGAGAAG GTGCCACTGCCCAGCTCAGTCTTCATCAACACCACAGAGTCCTTCGAGGTGGAGAG GCTCTTCAAGGCCACAAGCCCCCGGGGGGTACCCCAGGACGGTCTCTACTGCATCCGGAACTCCTCCACCAAGTCGGGGAAG GTTCTGGTCGTGTGGGATGAGGCCTCCAGCAAAGTGAGGAACTACCGCGTCTTCGAGAAG gacTCGAAGTTCTACCTGGAGGGCGAGGTCCTGTTTGTGAGCGTGGGCAGCCTAGTGGAACACTACCACACCCATGTGCTGCCCGGCCACCAGAGCCTGCTGCTGCGGCACCCCTACGGCTACGCCAGGCCCAGGTGA
- the SH3BP2 gene encoding SH3 domain-binding protein 2 isoform X1 — MAGAGLRPWAWARREAGSGAEAAAGVRGPGPCRCAQGKRVQAAPPIPAGPAAWTSFMAAEETHWPVPMKAIGAQNLLTMPGGVAKAGYLHKKGGTQLQLLKWPLRFVVIHKRCIYYFKSSTSASPQGAFSLSGYNRVMRAAEETTSNNVFPFKIIHISKKHRTWFFSASSEDERKSWMALLRKEIGHFQEKKELPLDASDSNSDTDSFYGAIERPVDISLSPHPTDSEDYEHDDEDDSYLEPDSPEPGRPEDALIHPPAYPPPPVPTPRKPVFSEVPRAHSFTSKGPGPLLPPPPPKRGLPDTGPAPEDSRRESPALRWVEPSSRVPTVSRRMSDPPPNILPPGPSLRKAPCFPENSSPSLEPRIPVHGVNPSSTATAASWNCDKLKSFHLSPRGPPTPEPPPVPANKPKFLKMVEESPPGEVARPGPRVPPVAPRPPPLKLPVPEAADRPPVLPRPEKPALPHLQRSPPDGQSFRSFSFEKPRKPVQTDTSQADAGGEGSDDDYEKVPLPSSVFINTTESFEVERLFKATSPRGVPQDGLYCIRNSSTKSGKVLVVWDEASSKVRNYRVFEKDSKFYLEGEVLFVSVGSLVEHYHTHVLPGHQSLLLRHPYGYARPR, encoded by the exons ATGGCGGGCGCCGGGCTGCGGCCGTGGGCCTGGGCCCGCCGGGAGGCTGGCTCTGGGGCCGAGGCGGCCGCCGGGGTGCGCGGCCCGGGGCCGTGTCGGTGCGCACAGGGGAAGCGGGTGCAGGCTGCCCCCCCAATCCCAGCTGGGCCCGCCGCGTGGACATC CTTCATGGCGGCCGAAGAGACGCACTGGCCTGTGCCTATGAAGGCCATCGGTGCGCAGAACTTGCTCACCATGCCTGGGGGTGTGGCCAAGGCCGGCTACCTGCACAAGAAGGGCGGGACCCAGCTGCAGCTACTCAAAT GGCCCCTGCGCTTTGTGGTCATCCACAAACGCTGCATCTACTACTTCAAGAGCAGCACGTCCGCCTCGCCGCAGGGCGCCTTCTCGCTGAGCGGCTACAACCG GGTGATGCGGGCGGCTGAGGAGACGACGTCCAACAACGTCTTCCCCTTCAAGATCATCCACATCAGCAAGAAGCACCGCACGTGGTTCTTCTCCGCCTCCTCTGAGGATGAGCGCAAG AGCTGGATGGCCTTGCTGCGCAAGGAGATTGGCCACTTCCAGGAGAAGAAAGAGCTGCCTCTGGACGCcag CGACTCCAACTCGGACACGGATAGCTTCTACGGCGCCATCGAGCGGCCGGTGGACATCAGCCTGTCTCCGCACCCCACAGACAGCGAAG ACTACGAGCATGACGACGAGGACGACTCATACTTGGAGCCCGACTCCCCCGAGCCCGGGAGGCCTGAGG ATGCCCTGATCCACCCGCCGGCCTACCCTCCGCCCCCTGTGCCCACGCCCAGGAAGCCAGTCTTCTCTGAGGTGCCCCGTGCCCACTCCTTCACCTCCAAGGGTCCAGGCCCCCTgctgccacccccgccccctaagCGCGGCCTCCCGGACACCGGCCCGGCCCCTGAGGACTCCAGGCGGGAGTCGCCGGCCCTGCGGTGGGTGGAGCCCAGTTCCAGGGTGCCCACCGTCTCCCGGAGGATGAGTGACCCCCCACCCAACATCTTGCCCCCTGGGCCCAGCCTCCGGAAAGCCCCTTGCTTCCCCGAGAACAGCAGCCCCAGCCTGGAGCCCCGGATCCCCGTACACGGGGTCAACCCCTCCAGCACAGCCACGGCTGCCTCCTGGAACTGTGACAAGCTCAAGTCCTTCCACCTGTCCCCCCGGGGGCCGCCCACCCCCGAGCCTCCGCCTGTGCCAGCCAACAAGCCCAAATTCCTGAAGATGGTAGAAGAGAGTCCCCCGGGGGAGGTGGCCAGGCCTGGACCCCGTGTGCCCCCCGTGGCTCCCCGGCCGCCTCCACTGAAGCTGCCCGTGCCCGAGGCTGCAGACCGGCCTCCCGTCCTGCCCCGGCCAGAGAAGCCGGCGCTCCCGCACCTCCA GCGATCACCCCCTGACGGGCAGAGTTTCAGGAGCTTCTCCTTTGAAAAACCCCGGAAACCCGTGCAGACTGACACGTCGCAGGCGGACGCTGGCGGGGAGGGCTCCGACGATGACTATGAGAAG GTGCCACTGCCCAGCTCAGTCTTCATCAACACCACAGAGTCCTTCGAGGTGGAGAG GCTCTTCAAGGCCACAAGCCCCCGGGGGGTACCCCAGGACGGTCTCTACTGCATCCGGAACTCCTCCACCAAGTCGGGGAAG GTTCTGGTCGTGTGGGATGAGGCCTCCAGCAAAGTGAGGAACTACCGCGTCTTCGAGAAG gacTCGAAGTTCTACCTGGAGGGCGAGGTCCTGTTTGTGAGCGTGGGCAGCCTAGTGGAACACTACCACACCCATGTGCTGCCCGGCCACCAGAGCCTGCTGCTGCGGCACCCCTACGGCTACGCCAGGCCCAGGTGA
- the SH3BP2 gene encoding SH3 domain-binding protein 2 isoform X2 translates to MAFLDPRTPAPRPSAGRKRAMCWLSATSFMAAEETHWPVPMKAIGAQNLLTMPGGVAKAGYLHKKGGTQLQLLKWPLRFVVIHKRCIYYFKSSTSASPQGAFSLSGYNRVMRAAEETTSNNVFPFKIIHISKKHRTWFFSASSEDERKSWMALLRKEIGHFQEKKELPLDASDSNSDTDSFYGAIERPVDISLSPHPTDSEDYEHDDEDDSYLEPDSPEPGRPEDALIHPPAYPPPPVPTPRKPVFSEVPRAHSFTSKGPGPLLPPPPPKRGLPDTGPAPEDSRRESPALRWVEPSSRVPTVSRRMSDPPPNILPPGPSLRKAPCFPENSSPSLEPRIPVHGVNPSSTATAASWNCDKLKSFHLSPRGPPTPEPPPVPANKPKFLKMVEESPPGEVARPGPRVPPVAPRPPPLKLPVPEAADRPPVLPRPEKPALPHLQRSPPDGQSFRSFSFEKPRKPVQTDTSQADAGGEGSDDDYEKVPLPSSVFINTTESFEVERLFKATSPRGVPQDGLYCIRNSSTKSGKVLVVWDEASSKVRNYRVFEKDSKFYLEGEVLFVSVGSLVEHYHTHVLPGHQSLLLRHPYGYARPR, encoded by the exons ATGGCCTTCCTGGACCCCAGGACACCTGCCCCGAGGCCGTCAGCAGGCAGGAAGAGAGCCATGTGCTGGCTCAGCGCCACCAG CTTCATGGCGGCCGAAGAGACGCACTGGCCTGTGCCTATGAAGGCCATCGGTGCGCAGAACTTGCTCACCATGCCTGGGGGTGTGGCCAAGGCCGGCTACCTGCACAAGAAGGGCGGGACCCAGCTGCAGCTACTCAAAT GGCCCCTGCGCTTTGTGGTCATCCACAAACGCTGCATCTACTACTTCAAGAGCAGCACGTCCGCCTCGCCGCAGGGCGCCTTCTCGCTGAGCGGCTACAACCG GGTGATGCGGGCGGCTGAGGAGACGACGTCCAACAACGTCTTCCCCTTCAAGATCATCCACATCAGCAAGAAGCACCGCACGTGGTTCTTCTCCGCCTCCTCTGAGGATGAGCGCAAG AGCTGGATGGCCTTGCTGCGCAAGGAGATTGGCCACTTCCAGGAGAAGAAAGAGCTGCCTCTGGACGCcag CGACTCCAACTCGGACACGGATAGCTTCTACGGCGCCATCGAGCGGCCGGTGGACATCAGCCTGTCTCCGCACCCCACAGACAGCGAAG ACTACGAGCATGACGACGAGGACGACTCATACTTGGAGCCCGACTCCCCCGAGCCCGGGAGGCCTGAGG ATGCCCTGATCCACCCGCCGGCCTACCCTCCGCCCCCTGTGCCCACGCCCAGGAAGCCAGTCTTCTCTGAGGTGCCCCGTGCCCACTCCTTCACCTCCAAGGGTCCAGGCCCCCTgctgccacccccgccccctaagCGCGGCCTCCCGGACACCGGCCCGGCCCCTGAGGACTCCAGGCGGGAGTCGCCGGCCCTGCGGTGGGTGGAGCCCAGTTCCAGGGTGCCCACCGTCTCCCGGAGGATGAGTGACCCCCCACCCAACATCTTGCCCCCTGGGCCCAGCCTCCGGAAAGCCCCTTGCTTCCCCGAGAACAGCAGCCCCAGCCTGGAGCCCCGGATCCCCGTACACGGGGTCAACCCCTCCAGCACAGCCACGGCTGCCTCCTGGAACTGTGACAAGCTCAAGTCCTTCCACCTGTCCCCCCGGGGGCCGCCCACCCCCGAGCCTCCGCCTGTGCCAGCCAACAAGCCCAAATTCCTGAAGATGGTAGAAGAGAGTCCCCCGGGGGAGGTGGCCAGGCCTGGACCCCGTGTGCCCCCCGTGGCTCCCCGGCCGCCTCCACTGAAGCTGCCCGTGCCCGAGGCTGCAGACCGGCCTCCCGTCCTGCCCCGGCCAGAGAAGCCGGCGCTCCCGCACCTCCA GCGATCACCCCCTGACGGGCAGAGTTTCAGGAGCTTCTCCTTTGAAAAACCCCGGAAACCCGTGCAGACTGACACGTCGCAGGCGGACGCTGGCGGGGAGGGCTCCGACGATGACTATGAGAAG GTGCCACTGCCCAGCTCAGTCTTCATCAACACCACAGAGTCCTTCGAGGTGGAGAG GCTCTTCAAGGCCACAAGCCCCCGGGGGGTACCCCAGGACGGTCTCTACTGCATCCGGAACTCCTCCACCAAGTCGGGGAAG GTTCTGGTCGTGTGGGATGAGGCCTCCAGCAAAGTGAGGAACTACCGCGTCTTCGAGAAG gacTCGAAGTTCTACCTGGAGGGCGAGGTCCTGTTTGTGAGCGTGGGCAGCCTAGTGGAACACTACCACACCCATGTGCTGCCCGGCCACCAGAGCCTGCTGCTGCGGCACCCCTACGGCTACGCCAGGCCCAGGTGA